One stretch of Thermoproteota archaeon DNA includes these proteins:
- a CDS encoding DNA primase, whose translation MLDNDKKLVEEVFKKYYFENFKMIRVPEKTEEREFGYQKFDSGMIRHLTIKNDKELHLLLMQNTPSDVYCSNAYYSFPNLPMNEKDWKEADLIFDIDAKDLKLECRSQHTCTKCNQCQKISTHNLECPSCNSTKISQVPLTCNNCVSMAKTEVKRLVSILTNDLGIPKENIHIYFSGNDGFHVYVYDSQYQKLGSKERAELSDYIMFRGAIPETFGMKKFKPERSSFPELDESGWRGRVSKEIFGSKSKKSKIISEIIKDPNGYSSFQNQIQTLSNKIGVRIDPNVTMDIHRIFRLPGSLNSKSGLSKAFCKNLDEFNPYFDACFLDESSVEVLAKCPIQFRLKNKKFGPYDNQKVTVPKFVAVYMICKGLATAA comes from the coding sequence ATGCTTGATAATGATAAAAAACTTGTAGAAGAAGTCTTCAAAAAATATTATTTTGAAAATTTCAAAATGATTCGAGTTCCAGAAAAGACAGAGGAACGAGAGTTTGGTTACCAAAAGTTTGACTCTGGGATGATCCGACATCTCACAATAAAAAATGACAAGGAATTACATCTACTGTTAATGCAAAATACACCTTCAGATGTATATTGTTCCAATGCATACTATTCCTTTCCAAATTTACCAATGAATGAAAAGGATTGGAAAGAGGCTGATCTAATATTTGATATTGATGCAAAGGATCTCAAACTAGAATGCCGAAGCCAACACACGTGCACAAAGTGTAATCAATGTCAAAAAATATCTACACACAATTTAGAATGTCCATCATGTAATTCCACTAAAATCTCTCAGGTGCCTTTAACATGCAATAACTGCGTTTCAATGGCAAAGACCGAAGTTAAACGACTGGTATCAATTCTTACAAATGATCTTGGTATTCCAAAAGAAAACATTCACATCTATTTTTCTGGAAATGACGGTTTCCATGTTTATGTGTATGATTCCCAATATCAAAAATTAGGATCAAAGGAAAGAGCAGAGCTCTCTGATTACATTATGTTTAGGGGAGCAATTCCAGAAACATTTGGCATGAAAAAATTCAAGCCAGAGCGCTCATCTTTTCCAGAACTAGACGAGTCAGGATGGCGGGGGCGAGTCTCAAAGGAGATCTTTGGCTCAAAGTCAAAAAAATCAAAAATCATCTCAGAGATTATCAAGGATCCAAACGGCTATTCATCATTTCAAAACCAAATTCAAACATTATCAAACAAAATAGGAGTAAGAATTGATCCAAATGTAACAATGGATATTCACAGAATATTTCGTCTGCCTGGCTCACTGAATAGTAAGAGTGGACTCTCAAAGGCATTCTGCAAGAATCTTGATGAATTTAACCCGTATTTTGATGCGTGCTTTTTGGATGAGTCAAGCGTAGAGGTTTTGGCAAAATGCCCAATCCAGTTTAGGCTAAAAAATAAGAAATTTGGACCATATGATAACCAAAAGGTTACAGTTCCCAAATTTGTTGCAGTATACATGATCTGTAAAGGACTTGCTACAGCAGCCTAG
- a CDS encoding DNA primase, translating into MINLGQDEMAKYPFLADAGQYLKDKGFTLEQFSKDPDLKLIVDKAFHRIEVAANGQIYKSDLQGEQVSSDSVLPMEVFSFLIAVVLLKQSGMYTLIKRFALAEARRAEKFLEKDLASISNKSKEELSIKILSDLFSVNVKKINDNYVIPVSDYLTHSVHFHEREWKLVNRKVDDGYVYLSPHETVRLVRKELGNYINSKILSVNTPPIGGAFDQPVQKLVTMAKKFSTTTVITTEYPPCIKHAIEVLEKGENLPHSGRFMLATFLLSRGQTVEQIAPLFKNAPDYNEKITLYQLNHLAGESGSATKYSCPSCEKLKGQNLCYAIPQCDNIINPLQFGKKTVNA; encoded by the coding sequence ATGATAAATCTAGGTCAGGATGAGATGGCAAAGTATCCATTCTTAGCTGATGCAGGCCAGTACCTAAAAGACAAAGGATTCACATTGGAGCAGTTTAGCAAAGATCCTGATCTTAAACTAATTGTAGACAAGGCATTTCATAGAATTGAAGTGGCTGCAAATGGCCAAATTTACAAATCTGATCTTCAAGGGGAGCAGGTTTCAAGTGATTCAGTATTACCAATGGAGGTATTTTCATTTTTAATTGCAGTTGTTTTGCTAAAACAGAGTGGAATGTACACACTCATCAAAAGATTTGCACTTGCCGAGGCAAGGCGTGCCGAAAAATTTCTTGAAAAGGATCTTGCAAGCATCTCAAACAAATCAAAGGAAGAACTCTCAATTAAAATTCTAAGCGATCTCTTTTCTGTAAATGTAAAAAAGATAAACGACAACTATGTGATTCCAGTATCTGATTACCTTACACATTCTGTGCATTTTCATGAAAGAGAATGGAAGCTTGTCAATCGTAAAGTAGATGACGGATACGTCTATCTTAGTCCCCATGAGACAGTCAGGCTGGTACGAAAGGAGCTAGGAAATTACATCAACTCAAAAATTCTATCAGTAAACACTCCGCCAATTGGGGGTGCTTTTGACCAACCCGTACAAAAACTAGTCACAATGGCAAAAAAGTTCTCAACTACAACTGTAATCACTACAGAGTATCCGCCATGTATCAAGCATGCAATAGAGGTACTAGAGAAAGGAGAAAACCTTCCACATTCAGGTAGATTCATGCTTGCAACATTTCTTTTGTCACGTGGGCAGACCGTAGAGCAGATTGCTCCGCTCTTTAAAAACGCACCAGACTATAATGAAAAGATTACACTCTATCAGCTAAATCATCTTGCTGGAGAATCAGGCAGTGCAACAAAGTATTCTTGTCCATCTTGTGAAAAATTAAAGGGACAAAATCTCTGTTATGCTATTCCTCAATGTGATAACATAATTAATCCACTACAGTTTGGAAAAAAGACAGTTAATGCTTGA
- a CDS encoding deoxyribonuclease IV produces MQIGCHVSISGGVNNAVDNAVERSCSAFQIFTRNPRGWNAKELPEKEISDFKKKLKASDIERLATCAHMPYLPNLSSPKKDSLKKSVDAMINEVKRCGKLGIPYLVTHLGSHLGTGEEEGIKRLVASLKEVAEVDNDVMILLENTAGQKNSVGSEFEQLAEIFFELKPAKRFGICIDTCHAFVAGYDLRTEKAVNDTFSKFEKAIGFEHLKILHLNDAKGEIGSRLDRHYHIGLGQIGEKGMSAVIKMANKKEIPIILETPIDDVRDDFENIKKAKKLA; encoded by the coding sequence ATGCAGATTGGCTGTCATGTTTCGATCTCTGGTGGTGTAAACAATGCAGTTGATAATGCAGTAGAGAGAAGTTGTAGTGCATTTCAAATTTTTACGCGAAACCCAAGAGGGTGGAATGCAAAGGAGTTGCCTGAAAAGGAGATCTCTGATTTTAAGAAGAAGCTAAAAGCAAGCGATATTGAAAGATTGGCAACATGTGCGCACATGCCGTATTTGCCAAATCTGTCTTCCCCAAAGAAGGATTCACTCAAAAAATCAGTTGATGCGATGATTAACGAGGTAAAGCGATGTGGAAAACTGGGAATCCCCTATCTAGTAACACATCTTGGTAGCCATTTGGGAACTGGTGAGGAAGAGGGAATAAAACGACTAGTTGCCTCATTAAAGGAAGTTGCAGAAGTGGACAATGATGTTATGATTCTATTAGAGAATACGGCTGGGCAAAAAAATTCAGTTGGTTCTGAGTTTGAGCAGCTTGCAGAAATATTTTTTGAACTAAAGCCAGCAAAGAGGTTTGGCATCTGTATTGACACATGTCATGCATTTGTTGCAGGATATGATCTACGTACAGAAAAGGCGGTAAATGATACATTTTCAAAATTTGAGAAAGCTATTGGATTTGAGCACTTGAAGATTCTTCATCTAAATGATGCAAAGGGGGAAATTGGCTCAAGACTGGACAGGCATTATCATATTGGTTTGGGACAGATTGGGGAGAAAGGAATGAGCGCTGTGATTAAAATGGCAAACAAGAAAGAGATACCAATAATTTTGGAGACGCCAATTGATGATGTACGAGATGATTTTGAGAATATCAAAAAGGCAAAAAAACTTGCATAG
- the glyS gene encoding glycine--tRNA ligase has translation MNYDEVMKLALERGFYFPSCEVYGDAHAGFWEYGPSGVSLKNKFLELWRRELIRRDQMLEIDGSQIMSKSVFEASGHLASFADPIIKCTKCGSTFRADRLIAEVSKVEIPESADLEDFDKAISENGIKCTKCKGSFDKTRRFNMMFRVGIGPDGVDAYLRPETCQSIFVDFPRLFKTMRGKLPLGIAQVGKSFRNEISPRQSLLRLREFYQAEIEVFCNPAKLDDLEKFSEIQDVVIHVQIDSEIKSMTCKEAVDSGMIPNKFVAYYLGLLMSFYEKTGIDVSKSRFRKLGDKEKAFYAEVAFDFEVETTIGWLELVACNYRSDYDLGSHAKKSKEKFEVMDDDVKVLPHVFEISMGIDRSLYTILEHSLKDDKENERIVLSIKPYLAPVHVGVLSLVKKDGLKEKTDEIFLKLKTKYDAFLDHSGAIGRRYRRLDEIGAPFALTVDHQTLEDDSVTIRERDSMSQERIKISELGSKLSDRVSFP, from the coding sequence ATGAACTACGATGAAGTCATGAAGCTAGCATTGGAACGAGGATTTTACTTTCCTAGTTGCGAGGTGTATGGTGATGCACATGCAGGATTTTGGGAGTATGGACCATCTGGTGTCAGCTTGAAGAATAAATTCTTGGAATTATGGAGAAGAGAGCTGATTCGTCGTGATCAGATGCTAGAGATTGATGGCTCGCAGATAATGTCAAAATCAGTCTTTGAGGCATCAGGGCATCTTGCAAGTTTTGCTGATCCTATCATAAAATGTACAAAGTGTGGTTCTACATTTAGGGCAGATCGATTAATTGCTGAAGTTTCCAAAGTTGAGATTCCAGAGAGTGCTGATTTGGAGGATTTTGACAAAGCAATTTCTGAAAATGGCATAAAATGTACAAAGTGCAAAGGAAGTTTTGATAAGACTCGACGATTCAACATGATGTTTCGAGTAGGTATTGGGCCTGATGGTGTTGATGCATATCTTCGACCAGAGACATGCCAATCAATCTTTGTTGATTTTCCAAGATTGTTTAAAACAATGCGAGGAAAGCTTCCACTGGGAATTGCCCAAGTTGGAAAGAGTTTTAGAAACGAGATTTCTCCTAGGCAGAGTTTATTGAGATTACGAGAATTTTACCAGGCAGAGATTGAGGTATTTTGCAATCCTGCAAAACTAGATGACTTGGAGAAATTCTCAGAGATACAAGATGTGGTTATTCATGTTCAGATTGATTCTGAGATAAAATCAATGACATGCAAAGAGGCAGTGGATTCAGGAATGATTCCAAACAAGTTTGTTGCATATTATCTTGGATTGTTAATGTCATTTTATGAAAAGACAGGCATTGATGTGTCAAAATCAAGATTTAGAAAACTTGGTGATAAGGAAAAGGCATTCTATGCAGAAGTTGCATTTGACTTTGAGGTAGAGACCACTATTGGTTGGCTTGAGCTAGTAGCATGTAACTATCGTTCAGACTATGATTTGGGAAGTCATGCAAAAAAGAGCAAAGAGAAATTTGAGGTAATGGATGATGATGTCAAGGTCTTGCCACATGTCTTTGAGATATCAATGGGAATTGACCGCAGCCTGTATACCATTTTGGAGCATTCACTAAAGGATGATAAGGAAAATGAGAGAATAGTACTATCAATCAAACCATACTTGGCACCTGTTCATGTAGGGGTTTTGTCTTTGGTCAAAAAAGACGGTCTAAAAGAAAAGACAGATGAGATATTTTTGAAACTAAAGACAAAGTATGATGCATTTTTGGATCACTCTGGTGCAATCGGTAGAAGATACAGAAGACTAGATGAGATTGGTGCACCCTTTGCATTAACAGTGGATCATCAGACTTTGGAGGATGATTCGGTTACCATTAGAGAGAGGGATTCTATGAGTCAGGAGAGAATCAAGATTTCAGAGCTTGGCTCAAAGTTATCAGATAGAGTATCCTTTCCGTAA